From the Roseibium sp. HPY-6 genome, one window contains:
- a CDS encoding YciI family protein: MSGPHITKDDILKASAGMLQKQLFVVFTSPTNGMGPVMENIEEHLKFQVDLEQRGIMLGAGPFWADDEHTWNGEGMVIIRADSLAHAREIAETDPMHSSGARSFTIRPWLLNEGRITVEVNFSTGRHAVA, translated from the coding sequence ATGTCAGGCCCGCACATTACCAAGGACGACATCCTGAAAGCCTCGGCGGGGATGCTGCAAAAGCAACTCTTCGTCGTATTCACCAGCCCGACCAACGGCATGGGGCCGGTGATGGAAAACATTGAAGAACACCTGAAATTCCAAGTCGATCTGGAACAGAGGGGCATCATGCTCGGTGCCGGTCCCTTCTGGGCCGATGACGAGCACACCTGGAACGGTGAAGGCATGGTGATCATTCGCGCCGACAGCCTCGCCCACGCCCGCGAGATTGCGGAAACGGACCCGATGCACTCCTCGGGTGCGCGCAGTTTTACGATCCGGCCCTGGCTGCTCAACGAGGGACGGATCACCGTCGAGGTGAATTTCTCGACAGGACGCCACGCGGTCGCCTGA
- a CDS encoding 3-keto-5-aminohexanoate cleavage protein, whose product MSKPCIICVAITGSLPRKEHNPAVPITVSEQVESTHEAFEAGATICHAHVRNDDQTPSSDPEKFARLKEGLEKHCPGMIIQFSTGGRSGAGKVRGGMLPLKPDMASLSVGSNNFPTRVYENAPDLVDWLAAEMRTHNVMPEIEAFDLSHIHQAAAMNRDGRIPGAVYVQFVMGVKNAMPADKDVFDYYVNTVERLMPNAEWCAAGIGASQLTLNEWSIAAGGHARTGLEDNIRLDRDRLAPSNAALVKRTAEICATNNRSVATPSEARAILGLSQHTL is encoded by the coding sequence ATGTCCAAGCCCTGTATCATCTGCGTCGCGATTACCGGCTCCCTGCCGCGCAAGGAGCACAATCCCGCGGTGCCTATCACGGTTTCCGAGCAGGTCGAAAGCACGCATGAGGCGTTTGAGGCCGGGGCAACGATCTGCCATGCGCATGTGCGCAATGACGATCAGACCCCGAGCTCCGATCCTGAGAAATTTGCCCGCCTCAAGGAAGGGCTGGAAAAGCATTGCCCCGGCATGATCATCCAGTTCTCCACGGGCGGACGATCGGGAGCGGGCAAGGTGCGCGGCGGCATGCTGCCACTGAAACCGGATATGGCCTCGCTATCGGTCGGCTCCAACAATTTCCCGACAAGGGTTTATGAAAACGCCCCGGACCTTGTCGACTGGCTCGCCGCGGAAATGCGAACCCACAACGTCATGCCGGAGATCGAGGCGTTCGATCTCAGTCATATCCATCAGGCGGCGGCGATGAACCGGGACGGCCGCATTCCGGGCGCCGTGTATGTCCAGTTCGTCATGGGCGTGAAGAACGCGATGCCCGCGGACAAGGATGTGTTCGATTACTATGTCAATACGGTTGAACGCCTGATGCCGAACGCCGAATGGTGCGCCGCGGGTATCGGCGCCAGCCAGCTCACCCTGAACGAATGGTCGATTGCCGCCGGCGGTCATGCCCGCACCGGTCTTGAGGACAATATCCGCCTGGACCGGGACCGGCTCGCGCCGTCGAATGCCGCACTTGTGAAGCGGACGGCTGAAATCTGCGCAACGAACAATAGGTCTGTCGCAACGCCTTCCGAGGCCCGCGCGATCCTCGGCCTCTCCCAACACACCCTCTGA
- a CDS encoding C4-dicarboxylate TRAP transporter substrate-binding protein, with the protein MMKRIIAALSFVAAAATAPAQAETYNLTMASSHPTVLPWVGQLSTLVVGESNKRLEAMGSEDRIEWTEAYGGSLYGFKDTLEAVGDGLTDAGWVGTLWEGSKMPLQNMTYFTPFVSDDLVATLKIMNELHRELPALQKAWDDQNVVFLGASGVETYHLLTNFPVNSLKDLEGRKILAPGPSANWIKHLGAVPVNGALPTYYNQIQTGVADGMVVIVTGAFANKHYEVAPYVTLVGIGAQMTGGLGINKDVWDGLSEDVQNVLTELGEEYTVAHAEEVMQRYENFLAKLPEVGATVTTLPAEEVTTWADGLPNLAKDWSDANASKGAEDVLQAYMAKVRNAGLEPRIDWTQK; encoded by the coding sequence ATGATGAAACGCATAATAGCTGCGCTCAGCTTTGTCGCCGCAGCCGCAACGGCGCCGGCCCAGGCTGAAACTTACAACCTGACCATGGCGTCCAGCCATCCGACTGTACTGCCATGGGTCGGACAGCTCTCGACGCTGGTCGTGGGTGAATCCAATAAGCGCCTTGAGGCGATGGGGTCTGAAGACCGGATCGAGTGGACCGAAGCCTATGGCGGATCACTCTACGGCTTCAAGGACACGCTGGAAGCCGTCGGCGACGGTTTGACCGATGCCGGCTGGGTCGGCACGCTCTGGGAAGGCTCCAAGATGCCGCTCCAGAACATGACCTATTTCACGCCGTTCGTGTCCGACGATCTCGTCGCGACGCTGAAGATCATGAACGAGCTTCATCGCGAACTGCCGGCGTTGCAGAAGGCCTGGGACGACCAGAATGTCGTCTTCCTTGGGGCCAGTGGCGTGGAAACCTACCACTTGCTGACGAATTTCCCGGTGAATTCCCTGAAAGACCTGGAAGGCCGCAAGATCCTGGCACCCGGTCCTTCTGCCAACTGGATCAAGCATCTGGGTGCGGTGCCGGTGAACGGCGCGCTGCCGACCTACTACAACCAGATCCAGACCGGCGTGGCTGACGGCATGGTGGTCATCGTGACTGGCGCGTTTGCGAACAAGCACTATGAGGTCGCCCCGTATGTGACACTGGTGGGGATCGGCGCGCAAATGACCGGCGGGCTCGGTATCAACAAGGATGTCTGGGACGGACTTTCTGAAGACGTCCAGAATGTCCTGACGGAGCTTGGTGAGGAATACACCGTCGCCCACGCCGAAGAAGTGATGCAGCGCTACGAAAACTTCCTGGCCAAGCTGCCAGAGGTAGGTGCGACCGTTACCACACTTCCTGCGGAAGAAGTCACGACCTGGGCCGACGGTCTTCCAAACCTTGCCAAGGACTGGTCCGACGCGAATGCGTCCAAGGGTGCTGAGGACGTGCTTCAGGCCTACATGGCCAAGGTGCGTAATGCCGGCCTTGAGCCGCGGATCGACTGGACGCAGAAGTAA
- a CDS encoding malonic semialdehyde reductase, translating to MSDPFEADHIEAREAARIFQAMEHAADPTTLELLFTVARTHYGWQDRDVSEETLHALYDIAKMGPTSMNQQPMRVLFIRSDDAKDRLEPWLMEANRPKMRTAPVTAIIAYDLNFWEELPKLFPPNPNAQDIFRNNSTAAQVNAFRNGTLQGAYFMLAARAVGLDVGAMSGFDNKKVDEEFFHGTSLKSNFLVNLGYADTSKIFRRLPRFDYADVCQTL from the coding sequence ATGAGCGATCCCTTCGAAGCCGACCATATAGAAGCCAGAGAGGCCGCCCGGATCTTCCAGGCGATGGAACATGCGGCCGATCCGACCACCCTCGAACTTCTGTTCACCGTCGCACGCACCCACTACGGCTGGCAGGACCGCGATGTGTCCGAAGAGACGCTGCATGCGCTCTATGACATCGCCAAAATGGGTCCGACCTCTATGAACCAGCAGCCCATGCGGGTGCTGTTCATCCGCTCGGACGATGCCAAAGACCGGCTCGAGCCCTGGCTGATGGAGGCCAACAGGCCCAAAATGCGTACCGCCCCGGTGACCGCGATCATCGCCTATGACCTTAATTTCTGGGAGGAACTGCCGAAGCTGTTCCCGCCGAACCCGAATGCCCAGGACATCTTCCGCAACAATTCGACCGCTGCGCAGGTCAATGCCTTCCGGAACGGGACGTTGCAGGGCGCTTACTTCATGCTCGCCGCGAGAGCCGTCGGGCTGGATGTCGGAGCCATGTCCGGTTTCGACAACAAAAAGGTGGACGAGGAATTCTTTCACGGAACGTCCCTCAAATCGAATTTCCTGGTGAACCTTGGCTATGCCGACACGTCGAAGATTTTCCGGCGCCTGCCCAGGTTCGACTACGCCGACGTCTGCCAGACCCTTTAG
- a CDS encoding FAD-dependent monooxygenase: MADFSTDVLIIGTGPAGSATAALLSTYGIENMAINRYRWLANTPRAHITNQRTMEVLRDLGRAVEDEAYLFAAHQELMGENVFCESLAGEEIGRMKSWGNHPLSKAEHLMASPTMMNDLPQTFMEPLLFKTACSRGTQARMSTQYLSHEQDAEGVTTTCLDRLSGKEFTIRSKYLIGADGGNSLVAEHAGLPFEGKMGVGGSMNILFRADLSKHVAHRPSVLYWVMQPGADVGGIGMGLVRMVRPWNEWLIVWGYDINQPAPEVDEAMATDVARQLVGDPDLTIELISANTWTVNNMYATHMQKDRVFIMGDAAHRHPPSNGLGSNTSIQDSFNLAWKLAAVLKGQAGEALLDSYSVERAPVAKQIVTRANQSIAEFGPIFEALGMGEGVDPEVMQKNLVARCDRTDAAEAQREAIRKAIAFKKYEFDAHGVEMNQRYKSKAIETDGQQEPAFERDAELHYQATTWPGARIPHCWLFDHDNGDKFSTLDLCGGGTFTLFTGIGGEAWEEVAKSVGAEFGLAVQVHVIGPRRQYVDHTGDWARAREVSDKGCILVRPDQHVAWRSTGLTGDPAGDLRRVFSKILAR, encoded by the coding sequence ATGGCTGATTTCAGCACCGATGTCCTGATCATCGGCACCGGCCCGGCGGGCTCTGCAACAGCGGCGCTTCTGTCGACTTATGGTATCGAGAACATGGCGATCAACCGCTATCGCTGGCTCGCCAACACCCCGCGTGCGCACATCACCAACCAGCGCACCATGGAGGTCCTCAGAGATCTCGGGCGAGCCGTCGAAGACGAAGCCTATCTGTTCGCCGCACACCAGGAGCTGATGGGCGAGAACGTCTTCTGCGAGAGCCTCGCGGGCGAAGAAATCGGTCGCATGAAAAGCTGGGGCAATCATCCGCTGTCCAAAGCGGAACACCTGATGGCCTCGCCGACGATGATGAACGACCTGCCGCAAACCTTCATGGAGCCGCTTCTCTTCAAGACGGCCTGTTCGAGGGGAACTCAAGCGCGCATGTCGACCCAGTATCTTTCCCACGAACAAGACGCGGAAGGCGTTACCACCACTTGCCTCGACCGACTGTCGGGAAAAGAATTCACCATCCGGTCGAAGTATCTTATCGGTGCTGATGGCGGCAACTCCCTCGTAGCGGAACATGCCGGATTGCCATTTGAGGGCAAGATGGGCGTCGGCGGTTCAATGAACATTCTGTTCCGGGCGGACCTTTCCAAGCATGTCGCCCACAGACCCTCTGTTCTTTACTGGGTGATGCAGCCGGGTGCGGATGTCGGCGGCATCGGCATGGGTCTTGTGAGGATGGTGCGCCCTTGGAACGAGTGGCTGATCGTCTGGGGATACGACATCAATCAGCCGGCCCCGGAAGTCGACGAAGCCATGGCGACCGACGTGGCCCGCCAGCTGGTCGGAGATCCGGATCTGACGATTGAGCTGATCTCGGCGAATACCTGGACCGTCAACAACATGTACGCAACGCACATGCAGAAGGACCGCGTGTTCATCATGGGCGATGCGGCGCACCGACACCCACCCTCAAACGGCCTCGGATCCAACACCTCCATTCAGGACAGTTTCAACCTGGCCTGGAAACTTGCCGCGGTTCTGAAGGGTCAGGCAGGCGAAGCGCTGCTTGACAGCTACAGCGTCGAAAGGGCACCGGTCGCCAAGCAGATCGTGACCCGCGCCAACCAGTCCATCGCCGAGTTCGGCCCGATCTTCGAAGCGCTCGGCATGGGCGAAGGTGTCGATCCTGAGGTCATGCAGAAAAATCTTGTTGCCCGCTGCGACCGCACCGATGCCGCAGAAGCGCAGCGCGAAGCGATCCGCAAGGCGATCGCCTTCAAGAAATACGAATTCGACGCGCACGGCGTGGAGATGAACCAGCGCTACAAGTCAAAAGCGATCGAAACGGATGGACAGCAGGAACCGGCTTTCGAACGCGATGCCGAGCTGCATTATCAGGCAACGACATGGCCAGGGGCCCGCATACCGCATTGCTGGTTATTTGATCACGACAACGGCGACAAGTTCTCAACGCTCGACCTGTGCGGCGGCGGAACCTTCACCCTCTTTACCGGCATCGGCGGTGAAGCCTGGGAAGAAGTCGCGAAATCCGTCGGTGCGGAATTCGGCCTCGCTGTCCAGGTCCATGTAATCGGTCCGCGCCGGCAATATGTTGATCACACAGGCGACTGGGCACGGGCGCGCGAAGTTAGCGACAAGGGCTGCATCCTGGTGCGCCCGGATCAGCACGTCGCCTGGCGCAGCACCGGGCTGACCGGCGACCCTGCCGGCGATCTGCGCCGTGTCTTTTCCAAAATTCTCGCACGCTAA
- a CDS encoding peptidoglycan-binding protein, whose translation MTRGERGEGVSLLQGAYVALGHAMPNSTGADGAHDGIFGKETDAVTRHFQTKHGLSVDGDAGKETIGRLNSELGGALFNDPVPDPNGPVPNGPVPPSPDPGGNGPKRVVPVHPLPTPPRPVTPTVDDPHRPRFVPGKVLNGFDERGDPPWQMVPANGNRIVQLVGGRDLTVTASDHTINVTEIRPRFFTKSRLFLLSGLPGLAGLQRRRILARDREGHIRTQLSVDVVRNLSVKVTFHLVQDEHGGSRRSEADVTDSLETANNILFGHANIHLHAHDIRRVDHIFGKAVNYIEAKKKKKGEVDEWDYLDTYRDLSADINVFFVNNILTYEEEKQNETLKAYGVASGTSPTILIRDPTKYRRAFSAGEVLAHEVGHVLGLDHPEPTSRQTAGQGFVVVPVDPHSGQILGEKNLMTRTISEVNAQNQVIKTNFTLRRGQVRQMHEKAKSMGITSSSELTNLNVPRPV comes from the coding sequence ATGACGAGGGGGGAAAGAGGAGAGGGCGTCTCGCTCCTTCAGGGCGCTTATGTCGCGCTTGGTCACGCCATGCCCAATTCCACCGGCGCCGACGGAGCCCACGACGGCATTTTCGGCAAGGAAACGGATGCGGTCACACGCCACTTTCAAACAAAACACGGCCTCTCGGTCGACGGTGACGCAGGAAAGGAAACGATCGGACGCCTAAATTCCGAACTCGGTGGAGCTCTTTTTAACGATCCGGTTCCTGATCCGAACGGTCCGGTCCCGAATGGTCCGGTGCCCCCGTCACCTGATCCGGGTGGCAACGGCCCGAAACGGGTGGTGCCGGTTCATCCGCTCCCGACGCCGCCCCGGCCAGTGACCCCAACTGTAGATGATCCTCATCGTCCACGTTTCGTACCCGGAAAGGTGCTCAATGGTTTCGACGAGCGGGGAGATCCGCCCTGGCAAATGGTCCCAGCCAATGGAAATCGCATTGTCCAGCTAGTTGGCGGACGCGATCTTACTGTCACGGCCTCGGACCACACGATCAACGTGACCGAGATCCGGCCACGTTTTTTCACCAAAAGTCGCCTGTTTCTTCTGTCCGGTTTGCCCGGGCTCGCCGGTCTTCAACGACGGAGAATACTCGCGCGAGACCGTGAGGGCCATATCAGGACGCAGCTCTCAGTGGATGTGGTGCGCAATCTGTCGGTTAAGGTGACTTTCCACCTTGTACAGGATGAACACGGCGGTTCGCGCCGCTCGGAGGCCGATGTCACCGATAGCCTGGAAACGGCAAACAACATTCTTTTCGGTCACGCGAATATCCATCTTCATGCCCATGACATTCGTCGCGTTGATCACATTTTTGGAAAGGCTGTCAATTATATAGAAGCGAAAAAGAAGAAAAAGGGTGAAGTGGACGAGTGGGACTATCTGGACACTTATCGTGATCTCTCCGCGGACATAAACGTGTTTTTCGTCAACAATATTCTCACATACGAAGAGGAAAAGCAGAACGAGACTTTGAAAGCCTACGGAGTTGCAAGCGGCACATCGCCCACTATTCTCATCCGTGATCCAACAAAGTATCGGCGTGCCTTCTCAGCTGGCGAAGTGCTGGCGCATGAAGTCGGACATGTTCTTGGCCTCGACCACCCTGAACCAACGAGCAGACAGACAGCGGGTCAGGGTTTCGTGGTTGTTCCGGTCGACCCGCATTCCGGGCAAATCTTGGGGGAAAAGAACCTGATGACGCGGACGATCAGCGAGGTCAACGCTCAGAATCAGGTGATCAAGACCAACTTCACGCTTCGCCGAGGCCAGGTGCGGCAAATGCATGAGAAAGCGAAATCGATGGGGATCACAAGCTCATCCGAGCTTACGAACCTCAACGTGCCGCGTCCGGTGTGA
- a CDS encoding branched-chain amino acid ABC transporter permease, translating into MTASTQTTRTAWTVETGTRTSTLFLGLAALLVIVLAFAPFYASRSLIQDLFFILTMLVLAQGWNLLAGYAGLVSVGQQAFVGIGAYAMFGGVILLDLDPLVSILLGGVAAALLAIPTAFFTFRLQGAYFAIGTWVVAEIVRLTVAQWKALGGGTGTSLPRSATRDMFGLDFLKDTFGFKTSAATDVITFWLALILAVATVGVVYWLLRSRQGLGLAAVRDNQNAARSVGVDAQRLKTIVYLSTAFITGLAGALIYVQKARISPDAAFSVLDWTAYVIFIVVIGGIGTIEGPIIGVLVFFALQNSLSGYGSWYLLVLGLLGIVIMLFAPRGLWGLFTDRTGIELFPIRRRLSGGTSEKSGD; encoded by the coding sequence ATGACCGCGTCCACCCAAACCACCCGAACCGCCTGGACCGTTGAGACCGGCACACGCACCTCGACGCTGTTCCTCGGGCTTGCAGCGCTCCTTGTGATCGTTCTGGCTTTCGCCCCGTTCTATGCGTCGCGCAGCCTTATCCAGGATCTCTTCTTCATTCTCACCATGCTGGTGCTGGCGCAGGGTTGGAACCTGCTTGCCGGATATGCCGGCCTCGTCTCCGTCGGCCAGCAGGCCTTCGTCGGCATTGGTGCCTACGCCATGTTCGGCGGCGTCATTCTTCTGGATCTCGATCCGCTGGTCTCGATCCTTCTGGGTGGGGTCGCAGCCGCGCTGCTCGCCATCCCGACCGCCTTCTTCACGTTCCGTCTGCAGGGCGCTTACTTCGCTATCGGCACCTGGGTGGTCGCGGAAATCGTACGCCTCACCGTTGCGCAGTGGAAGGCGCTTGGCGGCGGCACCGGCACGTCCCTGCCCCGCAGCGCGACGCGGGACATGTTCGGCCTCGATTTTCTGAAAGACACGTTCGGCTTCAAAACGTCCGCCGCAACCGATGTCATTACGTTCTGGCTCGCGTTGATCCTGGCAGTCGCCACGGTGGGTGTCGTCTACTGGCTGTTGCGCTCCCGCCAGGGGCTCGGGCTCGCAGCCGTACGCGACAACCAGAATGCCGCCCGGTCCGTCGGCGTCGACGCGCAGCGCCTGAAAACTATCGTGTACCTGAGCACGGCGTTCATTACGGGTCTCGCCGGTGCGCTGATCTACGTCCAGAAAGCCCGGATTTCTCCCGATGCTGCCTTCTCGGTGCTCGACTGGACCGCCTATGTGATCTTCATCGTTGTCATCGGCGGCATCGGCACCATCGAAGGACCGATCATCGGAGTCCTCGTCTTCTTCGCCCTGCAGAATTCCCTATCCGGCTATGGCTCCTGGTACCTGCTGGTTCTGGGTCTCTTGGGCATCGTCATCATGCTGTTCGCGCCGCGCGGCCTCTGGGGCCTCTTCACCGACCGCACCGGCATCGAACTCTTTCCCATTCGCCGCAGGCTCTCCGGCGGCACCAGCGAAAAATCTGGAGATTGA
- a CDS encoding YciI family protein gives MQFVVYAIDVPDSLSRRLEVIDAHRRYLADAPVRHGISILLSGPLTQDDGETMCGSFFLLEAEDRKTVEKFFDGDPLKSANVWCRFEVSAVHIRQNNMTG, from the coding sequence ATGCAATTCGTCGTATATGCCATAGACGTTCCGGATTCACTCAGCCGGCGTTTGGAGGTCATCGATGCGCATCGCCGTTATCTGGCGGATGCGCCGGTCCGACACGGTATTTCAATCCTTCTGTCAGGACCGCTCACCCAGGACGACGGCGAGACCATGTGCGGGTCCTTCTTTCTCCTCGAGGCGGAAGACCGCAAAACCGTCGAAAAATTCTTTGACGGCGATCCGCTCAAATCAGCAAATGTCTGGTGCAGGTTTGAGGTTTCAGCTGTCCATATCCGGCAGAACAACATGACTGGTTGA
- a CDS encoding intradiol ring-cleavage dioxygenase — translation MEAHELGYFTEENSAEVVTGRNKNASDPRLKEIMEVVTRKLHEAVKEIEPTQEEWFKAIQFLTATGHKCDDWRQEFILLSDVLGVSMLVDAVNSRRPTGASENTVLGPFHLGDAPEYEMGHNICLDEKGEDLLVRGMVKDIDGNPMEGVKIDVWQANDEGFYDVQQKGIQPEFNLRGVFRTGPDGKYWFRAVKPKHYSIPADGPVGDMLNRLGRHPFRPAHLHYIVSKDGYDELTTHIFDPDDEYIDSDSVFGVKKSLIADFRKIEDPAKTREAGFSGPSFWDVEFDFVLAPKKA, via the coding sequence ATGGAAGCTCACGAACTTGGATATTTCACCGAAGAAAACTCCGCCGAAGTGGTCACGGGCCGGAACAAGAACGCCAGCGACCCGCGTCTCAAGGAAATCATGGAAGTCGTGACGCGCAAGCTGCACGAGGCGGTCAAGGAGATCGAGCCGACGCAGGAAGAATGGTTCAAGGCAATCCAGTTCCTGACGGCGACGGGCCACAAATGCGACGACTGGCGCCAGGAATTCATACTCCTGTCCGATGTGCTCGGCGTCTCGATGCTGGTGGATGCGGTCAACTCGCGCCGTCCGACCGGAGCATCCGAAAACACCGTTCTCGGTCCTTTCCATCTGGGCGACGCTCCGGAATACGAAATGGGCCACAACATTTGCCTCGACGAGAAAGGCGAAGACCTTTTGGTGCGCGGCATGGTCAAGGACATCGACGGCAACCCGATGGAAGGGGTCAAGATCGATGTCTGGCAGGCCAATGACGAAGGCTTCTATGATGTCCAGCAGAAGGGCATCCAGCCGGAATTCAACCTGCGCGGTGTGTTCCGCACCGGACCTGACGGCAAATACTGGTTCCGGGCGGTCAAGCCGAAGCACTACTCGATCCCGGCAGACGGACCTGTCGGCGACATGCTGAACCGGCTCGGACGGCACCCGTTCCGACCGGCCCACCTCCACTACATCGTGTCCAAGGACGGCTACGACGAGCTGACCACGCATATTTTCGACCCGGATGACGAATACATCGATTCCGACAGTGTTTTCGGCGTGAAGAAAAGCCTGATCGCGGATTTTCGAAAGATCGAAGACCCGGCAAAGACCAGGGAAGCCGGTTTCAGCGGCCCCTCTTTCTGGGATGTGGAATTCGATTTCGTGCTGGCACCGAAGAAGGCGTAA
- a CDS encoding TRAP transporter large permease subunit, whose translation MAITSRQFRHGADRTVNGVSSLTGAVSAAASIWIFCLMLLICSDIIGRTFFNSPVQGVAEIVANSIVAIVFLQAGHTIMSGRMTRTDILIGSIEEHRPFAAAVMRVFFHLAGIFVFALIAWGTWPKLVDAWVENEFFGAQGVFTAPVWPIKACLFGGSILTCLAFATQVLTDVKEILNASRVEPLTVRHSVDLPPKGLPILIGFALLLVLGYGVFFADLGRIEIGVAAIFFMLMLIFSGAHIAVVLILLSFLGIWLIRDNPNVAMRSLALAADGAINRYLFGVVPLFVLMGLIVDTADIGRDAYRVAAWMLQKIRGGLGMATVAANAVFASITGISIASAAVFSRVAVPQMVANGYNNRFALGVVAGSSVLGMLIPPSLLLIIYGVLAEQSVGALFLAAIVPGILLALVFGVGIYLMARFRPRMVMQSDRPAVIEGETWGTAIVKLIPITVLVIIVLGGIYSGFFTPTEAGAAGAGASIGVAIAKGSLTWARFWKVLVDTGLVSVSILLLIIAASMYSRMLTLSTIPQEITMLFSDAGLGLMGFMMIYLLLVVVMGMILDSTSIMLILLPLSLPIVSGLGGDLIWFGIVTVIAVEIGLLTPPFGLTVYVVKATISDKNTTLGDIFIGTFPFVVMMTLVTLLLTFVPALSLVFE comes from the coding sequence GTGGCGATCACATCAAGACAATTCCGCCACGGTGCCGACCGGACGGTGAATGGGGTTTCCTCACTCACCGGCGCCGTCAGTGCGGCCGCATCGATCTGGATCTTCTGCCTGATGCTCCTGATCTGCTCCGATATCATCGGCCGCACCTTTTTCAATTCGCCTGTTCAGGGCGTTGCGGAGATCGTTGCCAATTCTATCGTTGCCATCGTTTTCCTGCAGGCGGGCCACACCATCATGAGCGGGCGCATGACGCGCACCGACATACTGATCGGCAGCATCGAGGAACACAGGCCCTTCGCAGCTGCCGTCATGCGTGTATTCTTTCATCTCGCGGGTATTTTCGTCTTCGCCCTGATCGCCTGGGGCACATGGCCGAAGCTGGTTGATGCCTGGGTTGAAAACGAGTTTTTCGGTGCGCAGGGCGTTTTCACCGCACCGGTCTGGCCGATCAAGGCCTGCCTCTTTGGTGGTTCGATCCTGACCTGTCTCGCATTCGCGACGCAGGTCCTTACCGATGTGAAGGAAATCCTGAACGCCTCACGCGTTGAACCCCTCACCGTCCGCCATTCTGTCGACCTGCCACCTAAGGGCTTGCCCATTCTGATCGGGTTCGCGCTGCTCCTGGTGCTCGGCTACGGCGTGTTCTTTGCCGATCTTGGCCGGATCGAAATCGGGGTCGCAGCCATCTTCTTCATGCTGATGCTGATCTTTTCCGGAGCGCATATCGCCGTCGTTCTGATTCTGCTCAGCTTTCTTGGCATCTGGCTGATCCGCGACAACCCGAATGTCGCCATGCGCTCACTCGCGCTGGCGGCGGACGGAGCGATCAACCGCTATCTCTTCGGCGTCGTGCCGCTGTTCGTCCTCATGGGACTGATTGTCGATACGGCCGATATCGGCCGTGATGCCTATCGCGTTGCAGCCTGGATGCTGCAGAAAATCCGGGGCGGCCTTGGCATGGCGACCGTTGCCGCCAACGCCGTCTTTGCGTCCATCACCGGCATTTCCATCGCCTCTGCGGCAGTTTTCTCACGGGTTGCGGTGCCGCAGATGGTCGCCAACGGTTACAACAACCGCTTCGCGCTCGGGGTGGTCGCCGGGTCTTCCGTTCTGGGTATGCTGATCCCGCCGAGCCTGCTTTTGATCATCTACGGCGTTCTGGCGGAACAGTCCGTCGGCGCGCTGTTCCTGGCCGCCATCGTACCGGGCATCCTGCTGGCGCTCGTCTTTGGCGTCGGCATTTATCTGATGGCACGGTTCAGGCCGCGAATGGTGATGCAGAGCGACCGGCCGGCCGTGATCGAGGGCGAAACGTGGGGCACGGCTATCGTCAAGCTGATCCCGATAACTGTGCTCGTCATCATCGTGCTTGGAGGCATCTATTCCGGTTTCTTCACGCCAACAGAAGCCGGTGCAGCAGGTGCTGGCGCCTCCATAGGGGTCGCAATTGCCAAGGGCAGTCTGACCTGGGCGCGCTTCTGGAAGGTCCTGGTCGATACCGGTCTGGTATCCGTCTCTATCCTTCTCCTCATTATCGCCGCGTCGATGTATTCCAGAATGCTGACCCTGTCGACGATCCCGCAGGAAATCACAATGTTGTTCTCCGATGCCGGGCTCGGGCTGATGGGCTTCATGATGATCTACCTGCTGCTCGTAGTCGTCATGGGCATGATCCTCGATTCCACCTCGATCATGCTGATCCTGCTGCCTTTGTCGCTGCCCATCGTCTCCGGGCTTGGCGGTGACTTGATCTGGTTCGGCATCGTCACCGTGATCGCCGTGGAAATCGGCCTCCTGACACCGCCCTTCGGCCTGACCGTCTATGTGGTCAAGGCGACCATCTCGGACAAGAACACAACGCTTGGCGACATCTTCATCGGCACATTTCCGTTCGTGGTCATGATGACGCTTGTCACCTTGCTACTGACCTTCGTCCCGGCGCTCAGTCTCGTCTTTGAATAG